In Pseudomonadota bacterium, one genomic interval encodes:
- the rfbF gene encoding glucose-1-phosphate cytidylyltransferase, with the protein MKAVILAGGLGTRLSEETHLRPKPMIEIGGKPILWHIMKLYSAHGVNDFVICCGYRGYVIKEYFANYFLHMSDVTFDMEHNRMEVHQRNAEPWRVTLVDTGEETLTGGRLKRVAGFLAGEEAFCFTYGDGLADIDISAEIAFHRAHGRLATVLAVRPPGRYGALQLQAGRVTGFTEKPRGDGGFINGGFFVLAPACIELIEGDRSSWESETLTRLCASNQLMAFEHAGFWQAMDTLRDKNHLEALWQSGQAPWKNWA; encoded by the coding sequence ATGAAGGCCGTCATCCTTGCCGGCGGCCTGGGTACGCGCCTCTCCGAGGAAACCCATCTGCGGCCGAAGCCGATGATCGAGATCGGCGGCAAACCCATCCTCTGGCACATCATGAAGCTGTACTCCGCCCACGGCGTCAACGACTTCGTGATCTGCTGCGGCTACCGTGGCTATGTGATCAAGGAATACTTCGCCAACTACTTCCTGCACATGTCCGACGTCACCTTCGACATGGAACACAACCGCATGGAGGTCCATCAGCGCAATGCGGAGCCGTGGCGCGTCACGCTGGTCGACACCGGCGAGGAGACGCTGACCGGGGGGCGCCTGAAACGGGTGGCCGGATTTCTCGCGGGCGAGGAGGCCTTCTGCTTCACCTACGGCGACGGCCTGGCGGATATCGACATCAGCGCGGAGATCGCGTTCCACCGCGCACACGGCCGGCTCGCGACCGTGCTGGCGGTGCGCCCGCCCGGCCGCTACGGCGCGCTGCAGCTGCAGGCCGGCCGGGTCACGGGCTTCACCGAGAAGCCGCGCGGCGACGGCGGCTTCATCAACGGCGGCTTCTTCGTGCTGGCGCCGGCGTGTATCGAGCTGATCGAGGGTGACAGGTCGAGCTGGGAGAGCGAGACACTGACGCGCCTGTGCGCCAGCAACCAGCTCATGGCGTTCGAGCATGCCGGCTTCTGGCAGGCCATGGATACGCTGCGCGACAAGAATCACCTGGAAGCCCTGTGGCAGTCGGGCCAGGCGCCCTGGAAGAACTGGGCATGA
- a CDS encoding glycosyltransferase family 10, whose product MTERRNPEWTAAAGAPARLRVKLLGRTETRTWLRQFPAGTPRWGRCDFSFDPAVRDYDWLVVYDDLPPLGSERFSARVEVLACPRRHTLLVTTEPSSIKTYGSAYTRQFGHVLTSQVEWALPHPHRVYAQPALQWFYGLGSRHAVGYDELLQTPPWTKHRAIATVCSTKQQTHTLHNRRYEFTLALKQRLPELDLYGHGVREMDDKAESLRDYRYHIAIENHRGLHHWTEKLADPFLGLALPFYYGCTNTTDYFPAESFIAIDIDDIDGAAASIRRAIRDNEYERRLPYLLEARRRVIEEYNLFAVLSRLIEAQHRNGVPREPGAVIESRRASNRKSLLAALCYAGEKARNRLYHRFRRR is encoded by the coding sequence ATGACTGAGCGCCGGAATCCGGAATGGACGGCGGCTGCCGGCGCGCCGGCACGCCTGCGCGTCAAGCTGCTCGGCCGCACCGAGACACGCACCTGGTTGCGCCAGTTCCCCGCCGGCACACCGCGCTGGGGGCGCTGCGACTTCAGCTTCGACCCCGCAGTGCGCGACTACGACTGGCTGGTGGTCTACGACGACCTGCCACCGCTCGGCAGCGAACGCTTTTCGGCCCGGGTCGAGGTGCTGGCATGCCCGCGCCGCCACACGCTGCTGGTCACCACCGAGCCCTCCTCCATCAAGACCTACGGCAGCGCCTACACCCGTCAGTTCGGGCACGTCCTGACCAGCCAGGTCGAGTGGGCGCTGCCGCATCCGCACCGCGTCTATGCACAGCCGGCGCTGCAATGGTTCTACGGCCTCGGCAGCCGGCATGCGGTCGGCTACGACGAGCTGCTGCAGACCCCGCCCTGGACCAAGCACCGCGCCATCGCCACGGTCTGCTCCACCAAGCAGCAAACCCACACCCTGCACAACCGGCGCTATGAATTCACGCTCGCCCTCAAACAGCGACTGCCGGAACTGGACCTGTACGGGCATGGCGTACGGGAAATGGACGACAAGGCCGAGTCGCTGCGCGACTACCGCTACCACATCGCGATTGAGAATCATCGCGGCCTGCATCACTGGACGGAGAAACTCGCCGATCCCTTTCTCGGCCTCGCGCTGCCGTTCTACTACGGCTGCACCAACACGACCGACTATTTCCCCGCGGAGAGTTTCATTGCGATCGACATCGACGACATCGACGGCGCGGCCGCGAGCATCCGGCGCGCGATCCGCGACAACGAATACGAGCGGCGGCTGCCGTACCTGCTCGAGGCCCGGCGGCGGGTGATCGAGGAGTACAACCTGTTCGCCGTGCTGAGCCGGCTGATAGAGGCGCAGCACCGGAACGGCGTCCCGCGGGAGCCGGGCGCGGTCATCGAGTCACGCCGTGCCAGCAACCGGAAGTCCCTGCTGGCCGCGCTGTGCTATGCCGGCGAGAAAGCCCGCAACCGTCTCTATCACCGCTTCAGACGGCGCTGA
- a CDS encoding DUF6165 family protein, giving the protein MAVMIPVSWGELFDKITILQIKAERMRDPDKLQNVRRELAALDAVMQAAGPLDADARAAMDALRAANAKLWDIEDDIRNCEREQRFDAEFVRLARAVYYTNDERAALKKRLNSLLGSELVEEKSYASYT; this is encoded by the coding sequence ATGGCGGTGATGATACCGGTCTCCTGGGGGGAGCTGTTCGACAAGATCACGATCCTGCAGATCAAGGCCGAGCGTATGCGGGATCCCGACAAGCTGCAGAACGTCCGGCGGGAACTGGCCGCGCTGGATGCGGTAATGCAGGCCGCCGGGCCGCTGGACGCAGACGCGCGCGCAGCCATGGACGCGCTGCGTGCCGCCAATGCCAAGCTCTGGGATATCGAGGACGACATCAGGAACTGCGAGCGCGAGCAGCGCTTCGACGCCGAATTCGTCCGGCTGGCGCGCGCGGTGTACTACACGAACGACGAGCGTGCCGCGCTGAAAAAGCGGCTCAACAGCCTGCTGGGATCGGAACTGGTCGAGGAGAAATCCTACGCCTCCTACACCTGA
- a CDS encoding glycosyltransferase family 9 protein, protein MGRRILIIKLGAFGDLLLADGAIRDICAHHAGDAITILTGPAYRKLYARHPLVQQVLVDPRAPRWRLDRLYRLNRTVAFDTFDIIYDLQKSARTGFYFRLFVRRAAWSGRVRGCALPFTLPERPLTLQEEYAIQLEAAGVPVRYTGSPDLAWMVDDVAAVLAAAGVGDRYVVLLPGASARHAHKCWPHYAELGCQLLAAGYPVVTVPGPADLALCRTMPGTMLTGTGPYLDYFQLAGVLRGAAFVVGNDSGPTHLAALLGTPGVALFGAGGKQYQRNMQRGRFACLYSERIGDITAAEVGARVAAELRGAAVEVSAV, encoded by the coding sequence ATGGGCCGGCGCATACTCATCATCAAGCTGGGCGCGTTCGGCGACCTGCTGCTGGCGGACGGCGCCATCCGCGACATCTGCGCGCATCACGCCGGCGACGCGATCACCATCCTGACCGGGCCCGCCTACCGCAAGCTGTACGCGCGCCACCCGCTCGTGCAGCAGGTGCTGGTCGACCCGCGTGCGCCGCGCTGGCGCCTGGACCGGCTCTACCGGCTCAACCGGACGGTCGCCTTCGACACCTTCGATATCATCTACGACCTGCAGAAGTCGGCGCGGACCGGGTTCTACTTTCGCCTGTTCGTGCGGCGGGCGGCCTGGTCGGGCAGGGTGCGCGGCTGTGCCCTGCCTTTTACCCTGCCGGAGCGGCCGCTCACCCTGCAGGAGGAATATGCCATCCAGCTGGAGGCGGCCGGCGTGCCGGTACGCTACACCGGCAGCCCCGACCTCGCCTGGATGGTGGACGATGTCGCCGCCGTGCTCGCAGCCGCGGGTGTCGGCGACCGCTACGTGGTGCTGCTGCCGGGCGCCTCGGCACGCCATGCGCACAAGTGCTGGCCGCACTACGCCGAACTCGGCTGCCAGCTGCTGGCCGCGGGCTACCCGGTGGTGACCGTGCCCGGGCCGGCGGACCTGGCGCTGTGCCGGACCATGCCGGGCACCATGCTGACGGGCACCGGCCCCTACCTCGACTATTTTCAGCTTGCGGGCGTCCTCCGCGGTGCCGCCTTCGTGGTGGGCAACGATTCCGGCCCGACCCACCTGGCAGCGCTCCTGGGCACGCCGGGCGTGGCGCTGTTCGGTGCCGGCGGCAAGCAATACCAGCGCAACATGCAGCGCGGCAGGTTCGCCTGCCTGTACAGCGAACGGATCGGCGACATCACGGCTGCGGAGGTCGGGGCCCGGGTCGCCGCAGAGCTGCGCGGCGCGGCGGTCGAGGTCAGCGCCGTCTGA